In Lutra lutra chromosome 5, mLutLut1.2, whole genome shotgun sequence, a single genomic region encodes these proteins:
- the LOC125101099 gene encoding transcription factor BTF3-like — translation MKETIMNQEKLAKLQAQVRIGGKGTARRKKKVVHRTATADDKKLQFSLKKLGVNNISGIEEVSMFTNQGTVIHFNNPKVQASLAANTFTITGHAETKQLTEMLPSILNQLGADSLTSLRRLAEALPKQSVDGKAPLATGEDDDDEVPDLVENFDEASKNEAN, via the coding sequence atgaaagaaactatCATGAACCAGGAGAAACTCGCCAAACTGCAAGCACAAGTGCGCATTGGTGGGAAAGGAACTGCTCGCCGAAAGAAGAAGGTGGTTCATAGAACAGCTACAGCAGATGATAAAAAACTTCAGTTCTCCTTAAAGAAGTTAGGGGTAAACAATATCTCTGGTATTGAAGAAGTGAGTATgttcacaaaccaaggaacagtgaTCCACTTTAACAACCCCAAAGTTCAGGCATCGCTGGCAGCGAACACTTTCACCATTACAGGCCATGCTGAGACAAAGCAGCTGACAGAAATGCTACCCAGTATCTTAAACCAACTTGGTGCAGACAGTCTGACTAGTTTAAGAAGACTGGCTGAAGCTCTGCCCAAACAATCTGTGGATGGAAAAGCACCACTTGCTACCggagaggatgatgatgatgaagttccagatcttgtggagaattttgatgaagcttccaagaatgaagcaaactga